Within the Candidatus Limnocylindrales bacterium genome, the region TCATTACTCCGGCAGGTTGCCCCATTCGGGTATCTCTGGATCAAAGCCCGCTTGCGGCTCCCCAGAGCTTTTCGCAGCTTGCCACGCCCTTCTTCGCTTCTTAGCCCCAAGGCATCCACCGCCTGCTCTTAGTAACTTGACTGTACAACTTTAGGCTTCAGATACTCAGTTACTTCTTTACTTAAACTTTTCAAAGAACAAAAAATGAAACACTTATTTCATGAGTTTATAACTACTTCCGTAAACTTAATATAGCATCTGGCTTTAACATTATCAACAGCTTCTTCCACTTTCTTTCCAATCTCGACTTACCCACCGTTCCGGTTTGAAATCCAATAGGTGCCTACCATGTTACTTGCTCTTTTCAAAATTAGCAAGGGGTTTCTTTAACTTTCTTTATAAATTATAGTTGTCCGGGATAAATCTATGATTTGTTTTTTTCTAAGTTTCAAAATCGAAATTCAGGATAATGGACCTGGGAGAATCTAGGCTATTCTTACTCTTTTGGACAGGAAGGCTGGCCTGGACTATACCTTTTTTTTTGTTGATAAAGGAGCCAGAGAAGGCAGATCAGACAGAGAACAAGTATTAAGGTTCGATTCACTCTTCTAAGGGTCAGGACCAGGTGCTCAATGTCGGCTCCCAGATAGTAAACCAGAGTGGTATTAAGGGGGATACTTATCACCGATGCCAGTCCATCCATCAAGAGGAACATTTTTGGTTTCATCCCCATGGTCCCGGCCATAAAAAAAGTTACCGGTCGAATTCCGGCAAAAAATCGGGCCAGAAAAACCGCCTTATCTCCATATTTGTCGAAATACTCCCTGGTTTTCTGGATTTTATCTTTGGTTAAGAAGGTATGCAGAAATTTAATCCCTAAGACCCGATCTCCCCATTTCCGACCCAGCAGATAAATGATTCCATCGCCGGTTAGTGCTCCTATAACCAGGACAACTATGGTCATATAAAGGTTTGTGTACCCTTTATAGGCCAGGAATCCTCCGGCTACAATAACGGTTTCTTCCGGAAGAGGGAGACCCAGACCACAGAGTAATAAAACCACAAAAATACCTGCATAGGTAAACTGTTCAAGGTAGACAGATAGGAGATCTAACATTCTTATAATCCATACTCCAGGGCTTTTCGGTGGACCGTTCTGACCCCAACTCCTAATAATCTCGCTGCCTTAGTTTTATTTCCTTTGGTTTCTTCCAGGGTTTTTTTATAAACCAATCGTTCGATTTCTGCCAGGGGGGTTCCGATCTGAATCACAATACTTTTTTCATTCCGGGACGGTGTTTTTACATAGGCGGGTAAATTTACGGGAAGGATATAGTTTCCATTGGTAGATAACATGGCGGATTCTATACAGTTCTCTAATTCTCTTACATTTCCAGGCCAGTCATAGAGGGACAAAAGATCCAGGGCTTTATGATTAATTCCCTGAATAGCCAGGTCGTGTTTTTTATTAAATTTTTCTATAAAATGGGTTACTAAAAAAGGTATATCTTCTTTCCGCTCCCGGAGCGGAGGTAAATCGATCTTAACCACATTTAGTCGGTAGAAAAGGTCTTCACGAAACTTACCTGCTTTAACAGCCGCCCAGAGGTCTTTGTTAGTTGCTGCAATGACCCGGATATCTACCTTGAGAGTTTTATCGCCACCAACCCGTTCAAACTCTCCTTCTTGTAAAACTCTTAAAAGTTTAACCTGGGTTGTAGGGGACATTTCACTGACCTCATCTAAAAAGATGGTCCCTCCGTGGGCCAATTCAAATCTCCCCTTTCTTTTTGAAACGGCTCCGGTAAAAGCTCCCCTTTCATGTCCAAATAATTCGCTTTCTAAAACACCTTCACTTAAAGCCCCACAATTAACCTTGATAAAAGGCATCGAAGCACGAGGACTGTTGTAATGGATGGCATTGGCAATAAGTTCTTTTCCGGTACCACTTTCTCCGTAAATCAGTACATTACTTCGCCGGGGAGAGACCTGCCGAACGATCTCGAAAACCTTTTTCATAAGGCTACTTCGACCAATAACGTTGGAAAACGTATAGTTGGCCTCTAAGGTTTGCTGTAACTGTCTGTTTCGGAGTGAAAGAACCTGAACCTCTAAAGCTTTCTCAATAAGAATTCCCAACTTCCGCAGATCCAGAGGTTTTGTAAGAAAATCATAGGCTCCTTCTTTCATGGCCTGAACGGCCAGTTCGATATCTCCAAAAGCCGTCATCATAATGAATTGGATATCCGGCTTTTCTTTTTTAATCTCCCGAATCAGATCCAGACCATATAATTTAGAAAGAAGTAGATCTGTTAATAAAAGATTAACGTCTTCCTTTTTAGCTATTTCCAGGGCACTCAGCCCATCATAGACCACAATGACTTCGTAGTCTTTCTTTTTCAAATATTGACCCAACCCATCAGCTACATTGACGTCATCTTCGGCAATTAAAATGGTTTTTTTCAAGGCTCTCCCTCCCTTTAATTTTATGGCTTTATAGATGGTAACAATCTGAGTCGTTCATCCTCTGTAAAAACGACTCCAGTTGCTACTACCGGCTATTTTTCTGAACTGATGGGAAGTTTGATGATAAAAGTTGTTCCTTTACCTTTCTCGCTAACAACCTCAATTTTGCCGTTATGACTTCGGACGATTTTTTGAGCAATCGGCAAACCCAAACCCGAACCTTGTTCTTTAGTCGTATATAAAAAATCAAAAATCTTTTCTAAATCTTCTTTAGGAATTCCACATCCGGTATCTGAAACTTCCACCTCAATATACTTTTCAACCCTTCGGGTCAGGATTTTCAAGTTTCCCCCTTCCGGCATGGCCTGGATGGCATTTCGAATCAGATTGAGCAGGACAAGCCTGAACTGATCTTCATCCAGCTCTATGAGAGGAAGTCCTTCCTCCAGTTCTGTTTGGATAATTACCTTAGACAAACGGGCTACCGGATATTGAAAATCCACTACCGATTTAATAACCTGGTTAATCTGAAGGGAAACTTTCTCAGGAGGAGGAAGCCGACCCGAGTTTAAAAAACTACTTAAATTTCGATCTAATCTCAGAATTTCTTCTTGTAAGGTCGCAATCAGATGATCTACTTCGGGGGATCTGTTTTTAATCTCTTCTATCTCGCTTTTCAGAAGCTCAAAATGGACATTCATAGAGGTCAAAGGATTACGGATCTCATGGGCTACCCAGTTGGCCAGACTGCTTACGGTGAACAACCGACTCTGGTGAACTATTTTTTCAATAAGCATGATTTTTTGGGTCACGTCGGTGATCAGCAACAAAGCTCCGCGATAGTGTCGGTCTTCCTCACTAAAAATAGGTATGATATTGATATTTAAGATTCGCTCCTGCGGTTCGGTCAGGATAACTTCTACATTGCTTAAAACCACACGTTCTTTGAGGGCTTTAGAGAATAACGCCAGTAAGTTGGCCTGGGGGATAATTTCATCAATTTTACGATTCCTGGCTTCCTTGCCACGAATGCTAAATAACTGTTCAACATTGGAATTGAAAACCCTGACCCGATTATTCTCATCGACCAGAATCAATCCATCTCCTAAATTCTCGGATTTATCCGAAAGGGCCGCTTTAATAGCTCGTATATCCATGGATTCGCTTAAGTAAAGATTCCCGTTGAGTCTCCTGATTCAGGTTTTCCTAAGAGGAAATTTAAGTTCTGTGTCCTTGTTTTCTAACTGATAGAGTAGACAAGGTTCTTAAGTTAGTCAAGGTTTTTTGAACAGTTGGATTAATTTTTCCTAATGGATCTCAGTTTCAGAATGGAACACTAAAAAAATAAGGCCGCCTCTTCAAGGCGGCCTGGCGAGTTCTCCCGAAGCCTTTATGTGGGTCGTTTAGAGTTCCTGTCTCTGCTGATTTCGGAGTCTTGCTTTAACCGGATATGAAAAACCTGAATTTATTTCAGGTTGTCCAGACTGGATGATATTTTCAGCCTGTTGAATAAGGATCACACGATCCATAATGATCATCAGGTTCTCGGTAGAACTTTCCGAGTAAGAAAGAATCTCTGAAAGATAGCCCGGAATCAGTTCTTCCTTATAGTATTCTGGATATCGGGCATTGTCCTTTTCATATCTCTGGCCATTCCATACATAGATATCCGTCCAGTAAGCCCATTGGGAATGAGATCCAGAAGTTCCACCCACCGAATCTACCAAAAGTTCGAAAATTCCATCCTGGTTAAAATCCCGAAGGCGTACCCATTGGTTAAATACCTCGGTTTGAAGGTGATCCCCGGAAAACCAGAAGATCTCGCGAATATCCTGATAACTACTGGCTCCTGAGGAACATCCTAAAATGAGATCAGGACGTTGATCCTGGTTGAGATCCCGAATATCTACGACATAGTAAAAATCCCCTGTTATTTCGGAGACTGCAATGGGTTGGTAGTAATCGAAAAATTTTTTAAGGATCGTCGCCCGATAATAATTTCCTGATATAACTCTGGGGACCAGGAGAATCTCTTCCTGGAGATCTCCATCAAAATCTATTCCAAAGATTTGTAAAGATTGCTCAAGATTAACAGGGTTTCCATCAAAATCTTTCATCTTTGTAACGGAAACAAACCCGCTCTGAGAAGGATCTTTAAAATCATCTTGCCAGATCACCAATTCAGAAAGTGGGATAGATTCTTGAGCTTCTTGGAAAGATTTTTCATAATCTGTTCCTTCGTTAAAGGCATATTCCCTGAAATCAATCTTTTGGGAATGGGCAGATTTTTTTATAGATTTTATGGACAACCCAGGAATAAAGCTCCTGGCCTCAGCACTCTCTCCCAATGATAAGAGATAAAACAACCCTACCAGGTACATCACGAACCCTCGTCTCATCAATAAGTTTTTCTCCCTTAACATAGTAGATCTTTCCTCTTCATCTTTTAAGATACCTTAACTCTTTTAACTTTTCCGCTCTTTCTTTTATCTATTGCGTATTTCATACCATCTCAAAAGTTCCATTTTAGATCTGTTTTTCCCCCTCCTTTTGTTGATCTGAAGTCGAGATTTTTAGCCTTTTCGCCTTCAATCAGGAAAATATTTACCAGCTGGAATATAGCTTTTTCCCGGAAATATTTTATAAACCCTGCCAATCTGGCAGGATTTGAAAAGATTTCCCTTAAATCATGCTTATTTTGACAGGCCTCATCTTTGCAATGGAGTTCAACAGGATCATTTTGACCTGGAGCTTCTTCCTATTTTTAAAGGCTTTTTTATTGACAGTCTCTGTGGAGTTGAATAGATTCTTAGTAAAATTTGTGGAGCTTAGGCGGGCAGATGCCTGTAGGGGAACGTGGGTATACAAGGGTGCGGTGAGTTTTTCAATGGGACTGCGTCTGCGTGTTCCCATGTTTCTCTGTCTCTAATAACCATGTCCCCCCGTTTAACAACGGATCTCGTTTGTGAAGTTTTATGTAAAGAGGGTTTACTGACCGATAAACAAAGGGATTTTATAAAATCACGGGAATCCGACTATACCCGAACCCTCCAGAGTAAATTAGCTAAAGAAGGGGAGAACGGTCAGGGAACTCCTCCCCATATTGTAGATGTTATTGCGTTCATGCAGTTGAAAATGGCATCGGATCAGACGAAGCTGATCACCGAAGAAGTTATTATGCGTTGCATGGCGAAATATTGGGGATTACCCTTTCTTAAGATCGATCCCCTTAAATTAGATTTAGATGTTGTTACTTCCTATATACCCGAACCCTTTGCCCGCCGGCATAATATACTCCCCATTGTCGTCACTCCCGATGAAACGGTCTTGACCATTGCCACCATAGATCCCTGGGATGTAGAAACTCTGGAAAATATTCAGCGGGTCAGTGGTATGAAACTGGAATTGGTGATCAGTACCCGGAGTGACATTCATAAAATCATCAAGGAATTCTTTGGATTTAAACTCTCTGTAAAGGCAGCAGAAGGGGAATTGGGACATCGGATTGATATTTCAAATCTGGAGCAATACACGGAGGTGGGGACCCAGTTAACCGAGCGCCACATTATTAATGCCGTTAATTTACTGTTTAATTATGCCTTTGAACAACGGGCAAGCGATATTCACATTGAACCCAAAAGAAAATATAGTCAAATCCGGTTGAGAATTGATGGGATTTTACATAATGTACATCAGATGCCCAAAGCCGTTCATGCGGCCTTTGTATCCCGAATTAAAACTTTATCTCGTATGGATATAGCCGAAAAGCGCCGCCCCCAAGATGGGCGAATTAAGACCAAATATAAGGACAAGCACATGGAACTCCGGGTTTCTACTTTGCCGGTTGCTTTTGACGAAAAGGTCGTTATTCGAATTCTGGACCCGGATATGTTGATTCAGAAAATTGAGCATCTTGGATTTCCACCCGAGGATGTAGATCAGTATCTTTCCTTTCTGGATTGTCCCCATGGAATTATACTTCTTACCGGACCTACCGGAAGTGGTAAGACCACAACCCTGTATTCCAGCCTGGCCAAATTATCCTCTCCAGAGATCAACATTGTAACCATTGAAGATCCTATTGAAATGATCTATGAAGAATTTAATCAGGTGGCCGTCCAGCCCGGTGTAGGAATTACCTTTGATTCCTGTCTGCGGAATATTTTGCGTCAAGACCCGGATGTTATCATGGTAGGAGAAATTAGAGACCGTGAAACGGCTGAGAATGCCATTCATGCAGCTTTAACCGGACATCTGGTGTTTAGTACCCTTCATACCAACGATGCTCCTTCGGCTATAACCCGCCTCATGGATATGGGGATTGAACCTTTTCTCATCGAGTCCTCCCTGATAGGGGTTGTAGCTCAACGTCTGGTTCGTCGAATCTGCCCTTACTGTGAAAAAGCTTACTTAGCCGATGCAAAAGAAATCACACTCTTAAATTCGGCGATTCCTATAAAGATGTTTCATCATAAGCCTTTACAACTCAAGCGAGGTATGGGATGTACCTCTTGCCGAGGAACCGGTTATTTAGGCAGAGTCGGGATTTTTGAAATTATGGCGATTAATGAAAAAATTCGAGAACTGATTAGGGTCCGTGCCGGTTCAGAGGATATTAAAAAATTGGCGATTCAAAACGGAATGAAAACCCTAAGGCAAAGTGCTTTTCAGAAGATGCTGGAAGGTATTACGACTCTGGAAGAGGTTATTCGCGTAACAGGAACTCCGTAATACTGGGGATGGTAGACTGTGGACCGTAAACGATAAGCAAGAAGCAGGGGATCCCCCCTCTTGCTACGACGGACGATCCACGGTCTGCTATCCATTGCCCACGGTTTTTAATTGGACATGTTGCAAGGATTCACACCCCTTCTTTATCATTTGTATGAAAAAAAACTCCTCTCAGAAGTTAAGAAGGATCGACGACCCTATCATGTAGGACTTATTTTAGATGGAAATCGTCGATACGCCCGGGAAAAAAAATTAGAAAACCTGTCGGAAGGATACAAAAAGGGGGCTGATAAACTAGACGAGGTTTTATGCTGGTGCGAAGAACTGAATATTAAGATGCTTACCATCTGGGTTTTATCGACCGAGAATTTATTTCGTGAAGCAGAGCAATTAACCCAGCTACTCCAGGTTATCGAAAATAAAATTCTCTCCATTGCCCAGAGCCCCTGGACCCACCGAAAACAGGTTCGAGTACGGGCCGTCGGAAAAATGGAGCTCCTTCCCGAGTCTACCCGACAGGCCATTGCTTATGCCGAAGAGGTAACCCGGAATTATCGATCTTTCTTTCTTAATATTGCCGTTGGATATGGAGGAAGACAAGAAATTGTAGATGCCATCAAAAAGCTTCTGGAAGCTCGCCTGGTACAAGACGAATCCCTTGAAACCATTGTAAACAGCCTTACACCCGATGAAATCAGTAAGTATCTGTACACCTATGACTTACCAGATCCCGATTTGATTATTCGGACCAGTGGGGAGATTCGATTAAGTGGATTTCTACTCTGGCAAAGTGCTTATAGCGAGTTCTACTTCTGTGATGTAAACTGGCCGGCTTTTAGAAAAATCGATTTTCTAAGGGCCATTCGAAGTTATCAACAACGACAGAGGAGATTCGGGATGTGAAAAAGGTCAGGAGAAGAAGTTCCTCAAGTTTGGGAGTTTTTAAACGAGACGATTATACCCGGGTTTTAAAAGAATTTCGTAGTATTAGGGATCTTTAAAAAGATTAATTAAATTTAACGCAAATAAACACCGACTCAGTTTCTGTTTATCGGTGTTTATCGGCGGTTAGAAGGATGAAAAAATTCATCTTCCTTTTGTCTTTGCTCCTCTTTCTCACAGCCTGTCCTGCACCCCAGGCACCTCCCCCCGGTAAACTACCTCCCACCCAAAGAATTCCCGCCACAGCCGAAGAGGCTTACTATAAAGGACTTGAGAATCTCAACCGGGGAAATTTTGAATCGGCCATCCAATTTTTTAATCTGACCATCCAGAAAAATCCAAAATACGCCAGGGCTTTTCAAGGCTTAGGGGATGCTTATGCCGCTCAAGAGAAATACGAACTGGCCGAGAAGAATTACTTAGAAGCTCTGGAGTTGGATCCCAGGTCCCTTCCAACCCTCTTAGGTTTGGGTTCTGTTCAGGTTAAACAAGGAAACCGTCAGAAAGCTTTGGAAACTTATCGAAAAGCCCTGGAGATCAGTCCGCAGAATCCGGTTGTTCTCAATAGATTGAAGGCACTTCAATCCACCGATTTTGATGTCCACTTTCAGAAAGGACTTGAGCTTAAGCAACAGGGTCGGTTGGATGCCGCCCTGGAAGAATTTCAAGCCGCTCAACGCTCTTCTCCTCAACAAGTAGGACCCCTGGTCGAAATAGGTTATATTTTTTTGGAAAAGCAAGATTACGAGGAAGCTGAGAAGTATTTTCAAAGAGCTTTGGCTATGAATCCCGACTTTGTTTTTGCCCTCTTAGGCGCAGGTAGGGTCCGGTTGGCTAAAGGAGACCGGGAAAAGGCCCGGGAATATTTTGAGAAAGTTTTAGGTCTTGATCCGGAAAATAAACAAGCCCAGGAATTCATGGAGAAACTAAGGGAATCTGCTTCGACGGCCAAACCTGTTCCCAAGGAATATCAAGATATTGCCGCCCGCCAGGCTATTACCCGCAGCGATCTTGCCGTTCTGATCTTGATCGGACTGGATCTGGAAGAAAAAATCAAGGCCTCTCCGGAACTCGCCTCTGCCTATCGGGTTCAACCCATATCCGATATTGCAGGCCATCCGACCAAATCGTATATTGTTAAAGTTACCGCCTATGGTCTTATGGAAGTTTTCCCGGATCATACCTTTCAACCCGATGAAGTGGTCACCCGAGGCGAGTTGGCTGCTACCATAGACCGGATTTTTAAGGCTTTTTCAAAACCCTTGACCGTGGTTCCTGCACCCACCCACGAGACTCCCTTTAAAGATGTTTTGCCGGAAAATATTTACTATCAGGCGGTGGTCAGTGTCTCCCAAGCAGGAATCATGAATGGGGCCTCGGATTCAGAATTCGGTCTGGATAAACCAGTTTCCGGGAGCGAAGCTATGGAAATCATAGCCAAAGTGAAGGAAATGCTATGACGAACCAGGAAATCGTTTCCATTTTAAACTTTATCGCAACAGCCCTCGAATTCCAGGGTGAAAATCCATTCAAAATCAAAGCCTATCAAAAGGCAGCCCGAAGTATTGAAGCTTTAACGACAGATGTGGCCTCTTTAGTGGAAAGGGGTGAACTCAGACAAATTGAGGGGATTGGAGAAGCCATCGAAAAGAAGATAACGGAATTGGTCAAGACAGGACGTCTGGAGTACTATGAAAAGTTAAAAGCCTCTATTCCGGAGGGGTTATTTGAACTTCTTAAAATTCCCCACTTAGGGCCTAAGAAACTAAAAATCCTCCATGAAAAACTCGGAATTACCACCCTGGGGGAATTGGAATATGCCTGCCATGAAAATAGACTCTTAGAGCTACCCGGGTTCGGTAAAAAAACACAACAGGCTATCCTGGAGGGTATTCAATTTGTTAAAAGTACCTGGGATCAGTTTCGTTTAGGGGAAGCTTTACCCACGGCCCTGGAACTTAAAAAACTTCTAAAGGATCGGGCTCCTGTAACCCAGATCAGTTTAACCGGAGGAATCCGCCGTTGGAAGGAAGTCATCAAAGATATTGATTTAGTTGTCAGCAGTTCAGAACCTGAAAGGGTTTTAGAAATTTTTATTCAATTCCCCCAGATAGGTCAGATTCTTTCTAGAGAACCCGGTCGATGCGTTGCCCGACTGGCCAACGGAATTCCTGTCGATTTAAACCTCGTCGATGAAGAGATTTATCCCTATTTTCTCTTTTATTCCACCGGTAGCAAGGATTTTCTAAAAGCCGTCCAGGACCTGGTCGCTAAAAAGGGTCTGATCTTGAACGATCGGGGACTATTTAAGGAAGGGCAAAAACTAATTTGTCAAAGCGAGGAAGAAATCTTCTGGCACTTGGACCTGCCTTACATCCCGCCTGAATTAAGGGAAAATACCGGAGAGCTTGTTGCAGCCAGAGAAGGCCAGCTACCTTCTCTGATAGAAGAAAAGGATATCCGGGGCCTCCTCCATGTCCATACCCATTGGAGCGATGGTATTGCCTCTATCCAAGAAATGGCTGAAGCAGCCCAGGAGTACGGTTATGAATATATCGGGATCTCGGATCACAGCAAAGCCGCCTTTTATGCCCATGGTCTTGATAAAGAAAGACTACTCAAACAATGGGAAGAAATCGACCGGGTCAATGAGGAACTCCAGGGAATCCAGGTTTTGAAGGGGATGGAAGTAGATATCCTGGCAGATGGAACCTTAGATCTGGAAGAGGCATTGCTGGCCCGATTAGACTTTGTGGTTGCGTCGGTTCACAGTCGCTTTAAAATGAACCGGGAGGAAATGACCCGACGGATTCTGAAAGCCATGGAAAATCCCTACGTAACCATCCTGGGTCATCCAACCGGAAGGCTTATTCTAAGTCGGGAGCCTTATCAAGTCGATATGGAGGCTCTGCTGGAAGGGGCTCGAAGAAATGGCGTGGCTATGGAACTCAATGCACACCCCCATCGTTTGGATCTTTACTGGCTCCATCTTAAAATGGCCATGGAAAAAGGGGTCAAAATCTCCATTAACCCAGACGCACATCAGGTGGAAGGCCTGAGCCATATGGTATATGGCATCGGTACCGCTCGAAGGGGTTGGGTTCCTAAAGAAGCAGTTTTGAATACATTTCCCTGGGAAGAATTTAAAAAGAAACTTAAAGGTACGACATAATAAGCTGTGGATTCATGATTTTTTATGAAAAATAAAAAAGGAGTTCTCTTATGAAACTAGATGCCAATACCATGTCCCTCGACTTACAAGATATTCCTGCTCAGGTAAAAGCCATTGAGCAGATGGGTTTTGATGCCGTATGGACGGCTGAGACCCAACACGATGCCTTTTTACCCCTGGTGCTGGCAGCAGAGCATACCCGGAACATCCAGATCGGTACGGCCATAGCCGTTGCTTTTGCTCGTAGCCCTGGAAATTTAGCTTATATAGCCTGGGATTTAGCAAAATATTCCAGGGGACGTTTTATTCTCGGCTTAGGGAGTCAGGTCAAGGCCCATAATACCCGCCGCTTCGGTGCAACATGGGAAAAACCTGCGGCTAAGATGCGGGAGATTGTTTTAGCCATTCGGGCCTTATGGGAGTGCTGGCAGAATAGAACCCCATTGAATTTTAGAGGTGAGTTTTTCAATCTGAACCTGATGACTCCCTTTTTCGATCCAGGACCCCATGAGTATCCCAGAATCCCTATTTATATTGCCGGGGTAAATCCTCTCATGTGTCAGGTTGCTGGCGAGGTTTGCGATGGACTCCATGCCCATCCTCTGACCTCTGCGGATTATCTGCGTGAAGTGATTTTACCCAATGTTATGAAGGGCCTGGAAAAGTCTGGACGAACCCGGGAAGATATGACCATCTGTTTAAGTTTCTTCGCCATTCCTACCGACGACCCTGATCGATCGGCCATTGAACAGATGGTTCGCCAGCAGATCGGTTTTTATGCTTCAACTCCGGCTTATAAAGGGGTCATGGAACTCCATGACTGGCAGGATGCACAGGCCCGATTAAGTAAACTCGCTCGCGAAGGGCGCTGGAAGGAAATTCCAGAGGCTATCACCGATGAAATGCTCCATGCGTTTGCAGTTATCGGTCCATGGACCGAGTTACCCACCCTCATTAAGAGGCGATACGGCGGTTTGGTCGATCGTGGGCGGTTTTATTTTCCCTTTATTCCAGGTGAAAAAGATCCTATCTGGCGTCAGGTTATCCAATCCTTTAAGAATAATACCCGTTAAAGGGAAGTCGTGTGTGGAAGTATGGGAGTATGGGGGTATAGCAGTATATACCTCCATACTTCCATACTCCCATACTCCCATACTTTCTACCTACGAAGAGATTACCTCTTCACCGGGTATCCCTGTTATCTCGGCCTTCATCTGTTGCCAGGCCTGACGGGCTTCTCCGACTGAACCCTCATCTTCGATAGTTGTGATATCTCCCGGCTCCTTATCCAGGACCACTGCCTTGAGCACCCGGCGCATAATTTTGCCGCTACGGGTTTTGGGTAGCATGTTAACAAAATTGAGATCCCCTACAACGGCAACCGGACCCAATTCCCTTCGGATGGTTTCTAAAACCTCCTGGCGGAGTTGGGGGGAAGGTTCATAGCCGTGCTTAAGGACTACAAAGGCTGAGATGACTTCTCCACGAACCGGATCCGGTCGACCGGTTACACCGGCTTCGGTGACGGCAGGGTGCTTCAGAATCGCACTTTCAACCTCAATGGTACCTATGCGATGGGCGGCGATCTTGATCACTTCGTCGGCCCGTCCGGCAAACCAGACATAACCATCTTCGTCGAGATGAGCCGAATCCCCGGTAAAGTAAACATTTTTATTCGGTATCCGTTTCCAATAATCTCGACCGTAGCGCTCGGGCTCTCCCCAGAGGGCCGGAGTTAAACTCGGGAAAGGTCGTTGAATAACCAGAATACCTTTTTCCCCGGGAGCACATAGCTCCCCCTCCGGGGTCATGACGGCTATTTCCATTCCGGGTAATGGAATGCCTGCCGATCCGGGTTTGATGGGAACCAGGGTAAGCCCATAGGGATTACCGATGACCGGTCCGCCGGTTTCTGTCTGCCACCAGTGATCTATGACCGGGATTCGGTCGTTGAGGACTTGTTTTTGTAGCCATTCCCAGGCCGGAGCGTTCAATACCTCACCGGCACAAAATATACGTTCCAGGGAGGAAAGATCGGATTTACGAGAGGGGCCTTCGCCATAGCGCATCAAAAGCCGAACGGCGGTGGGGGAAGTGAAAATACCGGTTACTCCAAATTCCTCTATGATCT harbors:
- a CDS encoding DedA family protein — its product is MLDLLSVYLEQFTYAGIFVVLLLCGLGLPLPEETVIVAGGFLAYKGYTNLYMTIVVLVIGALTGDGIIYLLGRKWGDRVLGIKFLHTFLTKDKIQKTREYFDKYGDKAVFLARFFAGIRPVTFFMAGTMGMKPKMFLLMDGLASVISIPLNTTLVYYLGADIEHLVLTLRRVNRTLILVLCLICLLWLLYQQKKRYSPGQPSCPKE
- a CDS encoding sigma-54 dependent transcriptional regulator: MKKTILIAEDDVNVADGLGQYLKKKDYEVIVVYDGLSALEIAKKEDVNLLLTDLLLSKLYGLDLIREIKKEKPDIQFIMMTAFGDIELAVQAMKEGAYDFLTKPLDLRKLGILIEKALEVQVLSLRNRQLQQTLEANYTFSNVIGRSSLMKKVFEIVRQVSPRRSNVLIYGESGTGKELIANAIHYNSPRASMPFIKVNCGALSEGVLESELFGHERGAFTGAVSKRKGRFELAHGGTIFLDEVSEMSPTTQVKLLRVLQEGEFERVGGDKTLKVDIRVIAATNKDLWAAVKAGKFREDLFYRLNVVKIDLPPLRERKEDIPFLVTHFIEKFNKKHDLAIQGINHKALDLLSLYDWPGNVRELENCIESAMLSTNGNYILPVNLPAYVKTPSRNEKSIVIQIGTPLAEIERLVYKKTLEETKGNKTKAARLLGVGVRTVHRKALEYGL
- a CDS encoding ATP-binding protein; translation: MDIRAIKAALSDKSENLGDGLILVDENNRVRVFNSNVEQLFSIRGKEARNRKIDEIIPQANLLALFSKALKERVVLSNVEVILTEPQERILNINIIPIFSEEDRHYRGALLLITDVTQKIMLIEKIVHQSRLFTVSSLANWVAHEIRNPLTSMNVHFELLKSEIEEIKNRSPEVDHLIATLQEEILRLDRNLSSFLNSGRLPPPEKVSLQINQVIKSVVDFQYPVARLSKVIIQTELEEGLPLIELDEDQFRLVLLNLIRNAIQAMPEGGNLKILTRRVEKYIEVEVSDTGCGIPKEDLEKIFDFLYTTKEQGSGLGLPIAQKIVRSHNGKIEVVSEKGKGTTFIIKLPISSEK
- a CDS encoding GspE/PulE family protein, yielding MSPRLTTDLVCEVLCKEGLLTDKQRDFIKSRESDYTRTLQSKLAKEGENGQGTPPHIVDVIAFMQLKMASDQTKLITEEVIMRCMAKYWGLPFLKIDPLKLDLDVVTSYIPEPFARRHNILPIVVTPDETVLTIATIDPWDVETLENIQRVSGMKLELVISTRSDIHKIIKEFFGFKLSVKAAEGELGHRIDISNLEQYTEVGTQLTERHIINAVNLLFNYAFEQRASDIHIEPKRKYSQIRLRIDGILHNVHQMPKAVHAAFVSRIKTLSRMDIAEKRRPQDGRIKTKYKDKHMELRVSTLPVAFDEKVVIRILDPDMLIQKIEHLGFPPEDVDQYLSFLDCPHGIILLTGPTGSGKTTTLYSSLAKLSSPEINIVTIEDPIEMIYEEFNQVAVQPGVGITFDSCLRNILRQDPDVIMVGEIRDRETAENAIHAALTGHLVFSTLHTNDAPSAITRLMDMGIEPFLIESSLIGVVAQRLVRRICPYCEKAYLADAKEITLLNSAIPIKMFHHKPLQLKRGMGCTSCRGTGYLGRVGIFEIMAINEKIRELIRVRAGSEDIKKLAIQNGMKTLRQSAFQKMLEGITTLEEVIRVTGTP
- the uppS gene encoding polyprenyl diphosphate synthase, translating into MLQGFTPLLYHLYEKKLLSEVKKDRRPYHVGLILDGNRRYAREKKLENLSEGYKKGADKLDEVLCWCEELNIKMLTIWVLSTENLFREAEQLTQLLQVIENKILSIAQSPWTHRKQVRVRAVGKMELLPESTRQAIAYAEEVTRNYRSFFLNIAVGYGGRQEIVDAIKKLLEARLVQDESLETIVNSLTPDEISKYLYTYDLPDPDLIIRTSGEIRLSGFLLWQSAYSEFYFCDVNWPAFRKIDFLRAIRSYQQRQRRFGM
- a CDS encoding tetratricopeptide repeat protein, with translation MKKFIFLLSLLLFLTACPAPQAPPPGKLPPTQRIPATAEEAYYKGLENLNRGNFESAIQFFNLTIQKNPKYARAFQGLGDAYAAQEKYELAEKNYLEALELDPRSLPTLLGLGSVQVKQGNRQKALETYRKALEISPQNPVVLNRLKALQSTDFDVHFQKGLELKQQGRLDAALEEFQAAQRSSPQQVGPLVEIGYIFLEKQDYEEAEKYFQRALAMNPDFVFALLGAGRVRLAKGDREKAREYFEKVLGLDPENKQAQEFMEKLRESASTAKPVPKEYQDIAARQAITRSDLAVLILIGLDLEEKIKASPELASAYRVQPISDIAGHPTKSYIVKVTAYGLMEVFPDHTFQPDEVVTRGELAATIDRIFKAFSKPLTVVPAPTHETPFKDVLPENIYYQAVVSVSQAGIMNGASDSEFGLDKPVSGSEAMEIIAKVKEML